TTCTGCGGAGGAGGCCGTCGCTCATAAAGAACCTTGAAAATGTCACAAGGAGATTCCTGCAGTCGCTGGAGCTTTTTGAGGAGAATGAGAGGAAGAAGCTTGCCATCTTCACAGCACTTGCCTTTTCCCAGAAGCTCTCTGGATTGCCTCCGGAGACTGTCTTCCAGCCTTTGCTCAAGGATAATCTTGTTGCCAAAGGGATAGTGCTCACTTTTGTGACCGACTTCTTCAAGGAGTATTTGGTTGAGAACAGTCTTGAAGACTTGATTTCTATTCTGAGGCGTGGCAAAATGGAAGACAACCTTTTGGATTTCTTACCACCTGTAAGGCGAACTGCTGAAAGTTTTGCAGAGCATTTCACGTGAGTTTTCCTCCCTTTAAGTTTGTTCCATTTCAATATCATAGTTTTGATTAATACATCTTTGATCAATCAATCATATGGTGTTATATCCCTCTTTTGTCTGCTTCTACATGCCAAGTTTGCATTCTTATCTTCTGTTTTACGTTGTTAGTACAACTAGTTGACAAATAGTTTGTGTTTTACTTTTTTGGATTTTCAGGAAAGAGGGGCTGACTGATCTAGTTGAGTACCATTCAAAGAAAATGTTTgaggtgaagctgaaggaaATCAAAACCGTTCTTACAAGCAAGGTTACAGAGGAAAGTAGTGTAGATGAAGTCATTGAAACGGTGAAGCAGCTTGTCAAAGACGCCAAACTCCCAGAGATTGAGGTTGTGCGTGTCGTTTGGGATGGTTTAATGGATGCTGTTCAGTGGTCTGGTAAAAACCAGCAGCAAAATGCTAATTCTGTTCTCCGCCAGGTAAGATTCTATTTGCAACTGTCATGTCATCTAAGAGTTGCATATAGTCTATGTGTGTTATTCCATCTAAGAATTGTATGTGATGATGATCCCTATTATGTGTGGTCACGGTTATATCTCTTGATTTCTTTTACCTGTGCGCAGGTGAAAGCATGGGCTCCACTTTTGAACACGGTCTGCAGCAGCGGAAAGCTAGAGCTGGAGCTGATGTACAAGGTCCAAATGCAATGTTATGAGGACGCCAAGCTTATGAAAGTTTTCCCAGAAGTAGTGAGGTCGCTCTATGATCTGGATGTCCTCGCTGAAGACACCATCCTCCACTGGTTCCGTAAAGGAACCAACACGAAGGGCAGGTACGCGCTTTGGTCCCGTAGCACTATACTCATTTGGAATGCTTTGTTTAACAAATTTATCTGATGGTTTTGTTCTTGTGGTAAATGTTGCAGGCAAACCTTTGTGAAGAGCCTTGAGCCATTTGTGAATTGGCTTGAAgaggcagaggaagaagagtgaGTGAACCGTGGTTCCAATAAAAAAGAGCCTGCTCAGTGTGTTTGTGTTTCTTAAGCTAAAGACAATAAATCCACAGAGTTTATTTTCTAAACTCTTTTGTTGCACTCTGTTTTTCTTGATGTATTTTGGCAATATTTCTGCTCTTGAGATGATTGTATTTCCTTTGTGTTGAATATTTTACTCTCTGTTTTCAATATGGGTTTTGAATTCTTCTTGCTACCGGTTTATTCTAGAGGTAGGCTGAAGTCGTCCACTCCTTGCAAGTTTGTTTGCCACGTGATCGTCTCCAAGAGATGTGAAAGTGCAAAAACTAGGGGTGGGCGTCTGGTGGTTGAGCTAAAATTTTaggttattattaaaatatttatatattacggTTTGGATCACTGTGGTTCGGTTGGTTTGGTAAATcgtttaaacaaaaattaataatttaaatatattttaaaatttacaaattttaaaaataaaataatactccATCAGTTCCACAAAGattaattttttagtatttttacacgttaagaaaacacattaaactaccataataaatgcatcgttttatgtaatttttaattttcaataacttttaaccaatatcaattcaataaagccaactaatttttttgaagtttacaactttttcatagaaaacataaacaatacatctttttgaaacaaacatttttttctagaaaatctatattaatggaacggagggagtatacaATATGTAAATCTAAATAATGTATGACCAAGTAACTAAAATTTACCTGaaaattagtttggtttggattaGACGAAGAATTTGTGGATCTTTCATATGGTTTTGGTCATGTTTTTAAACCCGGACCGAACCGGCGGTCGGACGGGGTTGAACCATGAACCAAAAATAATTCGGGTTGGATTAATGTTAAAACCCAACTAAAAGCGAACCATCAAAAACCCGGGAAGCGGCAACCCAATGAACCGGCCAAACCCAGTTCGTATATAAGCCAAAATTTGGTTAAAGAGTTACAAAGTTTAATATTCAcgtcaaaattttttttgtctacttTTCACTTtgctttattttcatttcatggtcacttgttttgaagatttaaataattaaaacatttacgtttgtgaaatttttatttcaaaatataacttttacctaatatgtatataattttttaaaaaaaaatgtgatgaAGATTTAGTGATAAGATTTGAGAATAAAGTTTAAATGtgcttttcatattgattttagattgtaattgttatttttaagttttactaCACATTATGGctaaacattttatttgatatgatttttttttaatatgcatattatttataaaatatcattaaatttagTTAAATCTAAGTAAACCCGATCAAACCCGGTTCTGTCCCGGTCGAACCACAATGACCCATGATCCAAAAATTTCTGGTTCGCTAGCCGGTCCGGTTTTTAAAACACTAGTTTTGGTGTTTTTGCATATTTTTgcctatatttttattacatttggGTATTGTTTGGACATTTTTaggtattttaaataatttatatatatatttaatctaattggataTTTTGTtaatctaaaattatatatatatatatacatattacatcaattaatatatttaatatatttaagtattacAAATGTGTTACATGTATTTTTTCGGTTCGAGTCGGATTCCAGTGTTtaggtattaaaattttatatatatttttttgttttgacaacaaagaaaataaactaattttgaCTATTTTCAAACTAGAAGTTTCGTATCTATATAAACTATTAATGTATGCTGAATTCGTGCACTCTTTGCAAGTTTGTATGCCATTATGTTTACGTCTCTCTCGCGATATGTGAGACTGTAAAAACGCTAAAAGAACCTCTACATCTACGGAACTCCTCCATATGTACTGTGAATGCGGGCCGATTTTCTAGTGTAAACGTCA
The Brassica napus cultivar Da-Ae chromosome A5 unlocalized genomic scaffold, Da-Ae chrA05_Random_30, whole genome shotgun sequence DNA segment above includes these coding regions:
- the LOC125594267 gene encoding eIF5-mimic protein 1-like produces the protein MSSKEKPTLGGTRIKTRKRNIAAPLDPAAFSDAVVQIYLDNAGDLELVAKSIESTDLNFSRYGDIFFEVVFIGRRTQPGTVKPDEGERHPYSVIDCEPKREAILPSVVYIQKILRRRPSLIKNLENVTRRFLQSLELFEENERKKLAIFTALAFSQKLSGLPPETVFQPLLKDNLVAKGIVLTFVTDFFKEYLVENSLEDLISILRRGKMEDNLLDFLPPVRRTAESFAEHFTKEGLTDLVEYHSKKMFEVKLKEIKTVLTSKVTEESSVDEVIETVKQLVKDAKLPEIEVVRVVWDGLMDAVQWSGKNQQQNANSVLRQVKAWAPLLNTVCSSGKLELELMYKVQMQCYEDAKLMKVFPEVVRSLYDLDVLAEDTILHWFRKGTNTKGRQTFVKSLEPFVNWLEEAEEEE